A window of Cryptomeria japonica chromosome 3, Sugi_1.0, whole genome shotgun sequence contains these coding sequences:
- the LOC131027824 gene encoding aspartic proteinase nepenthesin-2-like — MEYSKLLGFVALICFIIPMISCSSDRLFSAWPKSSSNENVKIRVNMTRRSEPELSIPERLRLAVDRSKGRMKKIGAFTKQKIGGRLDAETPVEVGDGEFLMSVGVGTPSVSFEAIVDTGSDLIWTQCKPCEDCFSQPTPIFDPSKSSTFSTIPCSDSICDALGNTQTGCTPDCTFMYQYGDGSFTSGDLAYETLSIGSSKVKGIAFGCGHDNEGQGFSQGGGLVGLGRGGLSLLSQLGSKTENMFSYCLLSITDSSSQTSPLFFGEGASLSGAKSMSLIKSSIIPTFWYVPITGITINGKAVDIPPGTFDLQPDGSGGMIIDSGTTITYLDDAAYSPMKDAIQSAIHLTPVDGTSTGLDLCYGTSSSKVTLPTLVFNFKGGVDYELPADNVFIQISANLLCLAMLGEPSGNPSIFGNIQQQNFHILYNNAKNTLSFKPTKCDSL, encoded by the coding sequence ATGGAGTATTCGAAGTTGTTGGGTTTTGTGGCCTTGATATGCTTTATTATTCCCATGATATCATGTTCTTCGGACAGACTGTTTAGTGCTTGGCCGAAGTCTAGCAGCaatgaaaatgtgaaaataaggGTGAATATGACGCGCAGATCAGAGCCAGAGTTGAGCATTCCAGAGAGATTGCGTTTGGCTGTGGACCGAAGTAAGGGACGAATGAAGAAGATAGGGGCATTTACAAAGCAGAAGATAGGAGGGCGACTAGATGCTGAAACGCCCGTTGAAGTAGGGGATGGAGAATTTCTGATGAGCGTTGGAGTTGGAACGCCCTCTGTGAGCTTCGAAGCAATTGTGGACACGGGGAGTGATCTGATTTGGACTCAGTGCAAGCCTTGCGAGGACTGCTTCTCTCAGCCTACGCCAATCTTCGACCCCTCCAAATCATCTACATTTTCTACAATTCCATGCAGTGATTCTATTTGTGACGCCTTGGGGAATACACAAACTGGATGCACTCCAGATTGTACCTTTATGTATCAGTATGGCGATGGTTCCTTCACCAGCGGTGACCTGGCTTATGAGACATTGTCTATTGGGAGCAGCAAGGTTAAAGGCATTGcatttggatgcgggcatgacaacGAAGGACAAGGATTCTCTCAAGGTGGTGGCCTTGTGGGACTGGGAAGAGGTGGTCTCTCCCTTCTCTCACAGCTCGGTTCCAAAACAGAGAACATGTTCTCTTACTGTCTTTTGTCCATCACCGACTCTTCTTCACAAACCAGCCCTCTCTTTTTTGGCGAGGGTGCTTCCTTGAGCGGAGCCAAGTCTATGTCACTCATAAAGAGCAGTATCATTCCCACTTTCTGGTACGTTCCTATTACAGGAATCACAATAAACGGTAAGGCAGTAGATATTCCTCCTGGAACTTTTGATCTGCAACCGGACGGCAGCGGAGGTATGATCATTGACTCCGGAACCACTATTACATATCTGGACGATGCTGCCTACTCTCCTATGAAGGATGCAATTCAGTCCGCAATTCATCTCACTCCAGTAGACGGGACTTCTACGGGGTTGGATCTTTGTTACGGTACATCATCCAGTAAGGTCACTTTGCCAACCCTGGTCTTCAACTTCAAAGGCGGCGTGGATTACGAGCTTCCCGCAGACAACGTTTTCATTCAGATATCTGCAAATCTCTTGTGCTTGGCGATGTTGGGTGAACCATCGGGAAATCCTTCCATCTTCGGAAACATACAGCAGCAAAACTTCCATATCCTTTACAATAACGCTAAGAACACGCTTTCTTTCAAGCCCACTAAGTGTGATTCTCTGTAA